The genomic segment CAGTCGGTGGTGACCGACGTGGACGGCGGGGTGCTGCGGCTGGACCCGGTGGTGCTCGGTGACCGGGTCGCCGTGGTGGAGGTGTTCGTCCCCGACGAGGTGCTCGACTCCGGCGGCGGCGGGCGGTGGCTGCTGCTGCTCGCGATCGGCCTGGCGCTGGTCGGCGCGGCGGTGGCGGTGGTCGACCGGGTGGCGGCAAGGGCGGTGGACGCCACCGGCGACCTGGTCAAGGCGGCGCTCGCGGTGGGTGACGGCGAGCTGGGGGTACGTGTCGAACCGACCGGCCCGCGTGAGCTGGCCGAGGCCGGGCACGCGTTCAACCGGATGACGGAACGGCTGGTGGCACTCCGTGCCGACGAGCACGAACTGGTAGCCGACCTGTCGCACCGGCTGCGGACGCCGCTGACCGCGCTGCGGCTGGACGCCGAGGCGCTGGAGTCCGACGACACGAGCATCGGCACGTTCAGCGAGGCGGAGCTGGACCGCCGGCGCGGCATCCGGCGGATCCGGCAGGCGATCGTCACGCTCGAGGGCGAGGTCGACCAGCTCATCAAGACGACCCGCAAGGCGGTCGCCCAGGAGTCGGCGCCGGCGTCGTGCGACGTGAGCGAGGTGGTCCGGGACCGGATGGTCTTCTGGTCGGCGCTGGCCGGGGACCAGAACCGGCCGCACCGGGTGGTCGGGGCGCAGTTGCGCATCCCGGCACCGGTGCCCCGCGCCGAGCTGGCCGCCGCGTTGGACGCGGTGATCGGCAACGTGTTCCGGTACACCCCGCAGGGCACCGCGTTCGAGGTGGCGGTGAGCCGCCGGGACGGCTGGGTGGCGATCCGCATCGACGACGCCGGGCCGGGCATCGCCGACCCGGACCGGGCGCTGCGCCGGGGTGAGAGCGACAGGGGTTCCACCGGGCTCGGTCTGGACATCGCCAAGCGGGTGGCGTTGCAGGCGAACGGTTCGGTCAGCATCGACCGGGCCCGGCTCGGCGGGGCGAGCGTGGTGATGCTGCTGGCCGACCCGGACGCGGCACCCCGGCAGGTGAACCGGTTCGGGCTGGTCGGGCGGATGGCCCGGGAGGCCCGCGAGCCGCGGACCGGACGACGCTGGCCGCGCCCGCGCTGACCCGTGACTGTGGACCGGCGCAAGTTCTCCTTAAAGGTGGTTTAACGCGGGCCGGAAAACCGGCGTGAACTGCCAGGATCGTTGACAGAACCCATCAGTTCCGTCGGCCGGGACGCCCCGTAAGACCTTCCGGCCGGCGGATCATGCGCGCGGCGGGAGTCCGGTCCCCCCACACCTCGCTCCCGTCGCGCGCGCTCTCCCGTCGATCCCGGGCGCGAGGTGACCGTCATGCCGCCGGCCGTCAGCCGTCTGCTCCGCTGGGCCGCTGTCATCGGCCTGGGCATCGCGCTCACGCTCGCACTCTGGCAGGACCCGGTGCTCGCGCACGGTCCCGTCCGGCCCGCGCCCGTCGCCTCCGGTTCCGCCGCCGCGCTCACCGCGCTGGCGCTGTCCGGGCTGATGCTGACCGCGCGGCGCCGGCCGCCCCGGGGATCCCGGCGGCCGGCGCCCGTACGGCCGCTCAGCGTGCCGCGCTCCCCAGGTACGCGTCGATCTCGGCGGTGATCCGGGCCTGCTCGGCCGGCGCGAGGAACGCCGCGGCGACCGCGTCGCGGGCCAGCGCGGCCACCCCGTCCGGGCCGAGTCGCAGCAGCCGGGCGGCCACCGCGTACTCGTCGTTGAGCGTGGTGCCGAACATCGGCGGGTCGTCGGAGTTGATGCTGACCGGCACCCCGGCCTCGACCAGCCGGGGCAGCGGGTGCGCGTCCAGGCTCGGTACGGCCCGGGTGCGCACGTTCGACGTCGGGGAGATCTCCAGCGGGATCCGCCGCTCGGCGAGGTAGGTCAGCAGCGCCGGGTCCTGCGCGGCGGAGATGCCGTGGCCGATCCGCTCGGCGCCCAGCTCGCGCAGCGCGTCCCAGATCGTCTCCGGGCCGGTGGTCTCACCGGCGTGCGGCACCGACCGCAGCCCGGCCGCCCGCGCCTGGTCGAACCAGGGCTTGAACTGCGGGCGGGGCACACCGATCTCGGGACCGCCGAGGCCGAAGCTGATCAGCCCGTCCGGTCGTTCGTCGAGCGCGATCCGCAGCGTCTGCTCGGCGGCGGGCAGTCCGGCCTCGCCGGGGATGTCGAAGCACCAGCGCAGCGCGATGCCGAAGTCGGCCTCGGCGCGCTTGCGGGCGTCCTCGATCGCCTCGCAGAACGCCGGCGCCGGGATGCCGCGGTTGACGTGCGAGTACGGCGTCACAGTCAGCTCCGCGTAGCGGACCTGCTGGCGGGCCAGTTCCCGGGCGACCTCGTGGGTGAGCAGCCAGACGTCGTCGGCGTCGCGGATCAGGTCCACCACGCTCAGGTAGACCTCGATGAAGTGGGCGAAGTCGCGGAACGCGAAGTAGTCGGCGAGCGCCTCCGGGTCGGCCGGGACGGGGCTGCGCCCCTCGTGCCGGGCGGCCAGCTCGGCGACGATCCGGGGTGAGGCCGAGCCGACGTGGTGCACGTGCAGCTCCACCTTGGGCAGTCCGGCGATGAAGGTGGGCAGGTCGGTCACGAGTTCTCCTCTGCGCGGGCGCCGGTACGGGCCACCATGAAGATCCGGCGGAACGGGAAGTACACCTGACCCTGCCGCACCGGGTACGCCTGCGCGAGCCGTACCCCCAGCTCGGCGCGGAAGTCGGCCCAGCCGGCGGCGTCCAGCGCGGCGCGCACCGGGCGCAGCGCGGTGCCCTCCATCCAGGCCAGCACCGGGTGGTCGGCGCCGGCGGCGGGCAGCAGATGCACGTACGTAGTCTCCCAGGCGTCGACCGCGCAGCCCGCGTCGGTCAGCAGCGTGGCGTAGCCGACGGGCTCGTCGACGGGCGCCTCGCGCAGCTTCGCGGCGAGCGCGTCCCGCCATCGGTCCTGCGCGGCCACGGAGCGCAGCAGCCGGTGCGAGGGCGCGTCGAAGTTGCCGGGTACCTGGAACGCCATCCAGGCACCGGCCGGCAGCTCCCCCGCCCAGCGGCGCAGCAGGTCGCGGTGTTCCGGCACCCACTGGAGCACGGCGTTGCCGACCAGCACGTCCACGTCCGGCTCGGGCCGCCAGTCGCGGACGTCGGCGACCGCGTACGCGACCGGACCGCCGTCGGCGCTCGCCCGGGCGATCATCTCCGGGGAGGAGTCCAGGCCGGTGACCCGGCTGCCGGGCCAACGGCCGGCGAGCGTCGCGGTGAGGGTGCCGGGGCCGCAGCCGAGGTCGACGACGGCGCGCGGGTGCGCGGCGCCGACGCGGGCCAGCAGGTCGTGGAACGGCCGGGAACGCTCGTCGCCGTAGCGCAGGTAGGTGCGCGGATCCCACATGACAGCCTCCAAACCGTACGTACGTCTTGCTAGACCGTACGGCCCGCCGAGCGCGACGGCAAGCCGCTCACTAGGCTCGACCGGGTGGAACAGCGCAGCTTCGACCGGCTCGGCCGGCACGTCGGCATCATCGGACTCGGCGCGTGGCAGCTCGGCGCGGACTGG from the Micromonospora sp. WMMA1947 genome contains:
- a CDS encoding adenosine deaminase, producing the protein MTDLPTFIAGLPKVELHVHHVGSASPRIVAELAARHEGRSPVPADPEALADYFAFRDFAHFIEVYLSVVDLIRDADDVWLLTHEVARELARQQVRYAELTVTPYSHVNRGIPAPAFCEAIEDARKRAEADFGIALRWCFDIPGEAGLPAAEQTLRIALDERPDGLISFGLGGPEIGVPRPQFKPWFDQARAAGLRSVPHAGETTGPETIWDALRELGAERIGHGISAAQDPALLTYLAERRIPLEISPTSNVRTRAVPSLDAHPLPRLVEAGVPVSINSDDPPMFGTTLNDEYAVAARLLRLGPDGVAALARDAVAAAFLAPAEQARITAEIDAYLGSAAR
- a CDS encoding trans-aconitate 2-methyltransferase, translated to MWDPRTYLRYGDERSRPFHDLLARVGAAHPRAVVDLGCGPGTLTATLAGRWPGSRVTGLDSSPEMIARASADGGPVAYAVADVRDWRPEPDVDVLVGNAVLQWVPEHRDLLRRWAGELPAGAWMAFQVPGNFDAPSHRLLRSVAAQDRWRDALAAKLREAPVDEPVGYATLLTDAGCAVDAWETTYVHLLPAAGADHPVLAWMEGTALRPVRAALDAAGWADFRAELGVRLAQAYPVRQGQVYFPFRRIFMVARTGARAEENS
- a CDS encoding HAMP domain-containing sensor histidine kinase → MCGLIALAFLIPLGLTLGDRTREAELADAARRAALVTGALAVSTDTATVERAVAAAAGDDPALRPVVHGIGADESAGRANPQMLADAAAQRQSVVTDVDGGVLRLDPVVLGDRVAVVEVFVPDEVLDSGGGGRWLLLLAIGLALVGAAVAVVDRVAARAVDATGDLVKAALAVGDGELGVRVEPTGPRELAEAGHAFNRMTERLVALRADEHELVADLSHRLRTPLTALRLDAEALESDDTSIGTFSEAELDRRRGIRRIRQAIVTLEGEVDQLIKTTRKAVAQESAPASCDVSEVVRDRMVFWSALAGDQNRPHRVVGAQLRIPAPVPRAELAAALDAVIGNVFRYTPQGTAFEVAVSRRDGWVAIRIDDAGPGIADPDRALRRGESDRGSTGLGLDIAKRVALQANGSVSIDRARLGGASVVMLLADPDAAPRQVNRFGLVGRMAREAREPRTGRRWPRPR